A single Lolium perenne isolate Kyuss_39 chromosome 6, Kyuss_2.0, whole genome shotgun sequence DNA region contains:
- the LOC127305545 gene encoding uncharacterized protein isoform X1, producing the protein MESPGCQRKGKPGQSSNFRGEQQLIRQQKTSMGKPSVKGRSSSNRWSSIAMLEGDERALQHDWLSNLPDDLLLNIIERLDVADAMRISILARRWKQIPTMLSKILIMVGSTDNVQERTCDAARANATVLGATRRLVESRIASPYTIHRLCMQFFLGNKYKKIARIVAKTIRKQKVGFAEFTILTEKESYRSSPADRFAYGRQLKKFILTCPNACPRLTRLSLENLRLLQPDLACILQLCKRLEFLRLDNCDVGYRSTLAVEHPRLRELEIVRSEFERVDLNFLPELTTLTYSFWLSLHDPLSFGYVPLLHTVSISNTCRSWHKMLKLSEFLGKATISNLHLGFEREKIWVKPEDPRELWQVFSKLRLVNLAAISEECDLMWTLFVLQGAPSLEELCIRVCDCLGVWDEEERKKLGYSEERKDIGAKWETCDFKHHKLAVLRICGFQSETKFVDYITTVMKAAVNLKDIYLHEKPACEEKCAYSRRQGDRFPKSRKQKICVRNSLDMHMRPLLRLHFLF; encoded by the exons ATGGAG TCTCCAGGTTGCCAGCGCAAGGGGAAGCCTGGGCAGTCATCAAATTTTAGAGGAGAGCAGCAACTTATAAGACAGCAGAAGACCTCCATGGGCAAACCTTCCGTCAAGGGCCGCAGCAGTTCTAACCGATGGTCCTCCATAGCCATGCTG GAAGGCGATGAAAGAGCCTTGCAACATGATTGGCTCAGCAATTTACCAGATGACTTGTTACTCAACATCATAGAGCGACTTGATGTTGCAGATGCCATGAGAATCAGTATCCTCGCCCGACGGTGGAAGCAGATCCCAACTATGCTCTCCAAAATTCTTATAATGGTTGGTTCCACTGACAACGTGCAAGAGAGGACCTGTGATGCTGCTCGGGCCAATGCAACCGTGCTTGGAGCAACCAGGAGGCTTGTGGAAAGCAGGATTGCAAGTCCATACACCATCCACCGCTTGTGCATGCAATTCTTCTTAGGAAATAAATACAAAAAAATTGCCCGGATTGTTGCCAAAACCATAAGAAAACAAAAGGTTGGTTTTGCTGAGTTCACAATCTTGACAGAGAAGGAATCTTACAGAAGCAGCCCTGCCGATAGGTTCGCTTATGGGAGGCAGCTCAAGAAATTTATTCTTACTTGTCCTAACGCATGCCCTCGTCTCACACGACTCAGTCTAGAGAATTTGAGGCTACTCCAACCAGATTTAGCTTGCATTCTCCAACTGTGCAAACGACTGGAGTTCCTCCGCTTGGACAACTGTGATGTGGGGTATCGGTCCACGCTAGCAGTGGAACACCCGCGACTCCGTGAGCTCGAGATTGTCAGGAGTGAGTTTGAGAGGGTTGATCTAAACTTTCTGCCAGAGCTCACAACGCTGACTTATTCTTTTTGGCTGTCTCTGCATGACCCGTTGTCTTTTGGTTATGTCCCACTACTCCACACTGTGAGCATTAGTAATACTTGTCGTTCATGGCACAAGATGCTCAAGTTAAGTGAATTTCTTGGGAAAGCCACTATAAGCAACCTGCATCTGGGCTTTGAAAGAGAAAAG ATTTGGGTTAAACCTGAAGATCCGAGAGAATTGTGGCAAGTGTTCAGCAAACTAAGGCTTGTTAATTTGGCTGCCATTTCAGAAGAATGCGATCTGATGTGGACCTTGTTTGTTCTACAAGGTGCACCTTCCCTCGAGGAGTTATGCATCAGG GTTTGTGATTGTTTGGGGGTATGGGATGAGGAGGAGAGGAAGAAGCTCGGGTATAGCGAGGAGAGAAAGGACATCGGTGCAAAATGGGAAACATGTGATTTCAAGCACCACAAACTTGCCGTGCTCAGGATCTGTGGGTTTCAATCAGAAACCAAGTTCGTGGATTATATCACAACTGTCATGAAAGCAGCAGTCAATCTGAAGGACATATACCTGCACGAGAAGCCAGCATGTGAGGAGAAGTGTGCATACAGCCGACGACAAGGTGACAGATTTCCCAAGTCAAGGAAGCAGAAGATCTGTGTTAGGAACAGCTTGGATATGCATATGCGCCCCCTGTTAAGGCTTCACTTCCTATTTTGA
- the LOC127305545 gene encoding uncharacterized protein isoform X2, with the protein MGKPSVKGRSSSNRWSSIAMLEGDERALQHDWLSNLPDDLLLNIIERLDVADAMRISILARRWKQIPTMLSKILIMVGSTDNVQERTCDAARANATVLGATRRLVESRIASPYTIHRLCMQFFLGNKYKKIARIVAKTIRKQKVGFAEFTILTEKESYRSSPADRFAYGRQLKKFILTCPNACPRLTRLSLENLRLLQPDLACILQLCKRLEFLRLDNCDVGYRSTLAVEHPRLRELEIVRSEFERVDLNFLPELTTLTYSFWLSLHDPLSFGYVPLLHTVSISNTCRSWHKMLKLSEFLGKATISNLHLGFEREKIWVKPEDPRELWQVFSKLRLVNLAAISEECDLMWTLFVLQGAPSLEELCIRVCDCLGVWDEEERKKLGYSEERKDIGAKWETCDFKHHKLAVLRICGFQSETKFVDYITTVMKAAVNLKDIYLHEKPACEEKCAYSRRQGDRFPKSRKQKICVRNSLDMHMRPLLRLHFLF; encoded by the exons ATGGGCAAACCTTCCGTCAAGGGCCGCAGCAGTTCTAACCGATGGTCCTCCATAGCCATGCTG GAAGGCGATGAAAGAGCCTTGCAACATGATTGGCTCAGCAATTTACCAGATGACTTGTTACTCAACATCATAGAGCGACTTGATGTTGCAGATGCCATGAGAATCAGTATCCTCGCCCGACGGTGGAAGCAGATCCCAACTATGCTCTCCAAAATTCTTATAATGGTTGGTTCCACTGACAACGTGCAAGAGAGGACCTGTGATGCTGCTCGGGCCAATGCAACCGTGCTTGGAGCAACCAGGAGGCTTGTGGAAAGCAGGATTGCAAGTCCATACACCATCCACCGCTTGTGCATGCAATTCTTCTTAGGAAATAAATACAAAAAAATTGCCCGGATTGTTGCCAAAACCATAAGAAAACAAAAGGTTGGTTTTGCTGAGTTCACAATCTTGACAGAGAAGGAATCTTACAGAAGCAGCCCTGCCGATAGGTTCGCTTATGGGAGGCAGCTCAAGAAATTTATTCTTACTTGTCCTAACGCATGCCCTCGTCTCACACGACTCAGTCTAGAGAATTTGAGGCTACTCCAACCAGATTTAGCTTGCATTCTCCAACTGTGCAAACGACTGGAGTTCCTCCGCTTGGACAACTGTGATGTGGGGTATCGGTCCACGCTAGCAGTGGAACACCCGCGACTCCGTGAGCTCGAGATTGTCAGGAGTGAGTTTGAGAGGGTTGATCTAAACTTTCTGCCAGAGCTCACAACGCTGACTTATTCTTTTTGGCTGTCTCTGCATGACCCGTTGTCTTTTGGTTATGTCCCACTACTCCACACTGTGAGCATTAGTAATACTTGTCGTTCATGGCACAAGATGCTCAAGTTAAGTGAATTTCTTGGGAAAGCCACTATAAGCAACCTGCATCTGGGCTTTGAAAGAGAAAAG ATTTGGGTTAAACCTGAAGATCCGAGAGAATTGTGGCAAGTGTTCAGCAAACTAAGGCTTGTTAATTTGGCTGCCATTTCAGAAGAATGCGATCTGATGTGGACCTTGTTTGTTCTACAAGGTGCACCTTCCCTCGAGGAGTTATGCATCAGG GTTTGTGATTGTTTGGGGGTATGGGATGAGGAGGAGAGGAAGAAGCTCGGGTATAGCGAGGAGAGAAAGGACATCGGTGCAAAATGGGAAACATGTGATTTCAAGCACCACAAACTTGCCGTGCTCAGGATCTGTGGGTTTCAATCAGAAACCAAGTTCGTGGATTATATCACAACTGTCATGAAAGCAGCAGTCAATCTGAAGGACATATACCTGCACGAGAAGCCAGCATGTGAGGAGAAGTGTGCATACAGCCGACGACAAGGTGACAGATTTCCCAAGTCAAGGAAGCAGAAGATCTGTGTTAGGAACAGCTTGGATATGCATATGCGCCCCCTGTTAAGGCTTCACTTCCTATTTTGA
- the LOC127309881 gene encoding uncharacterized protein, with protein sequence MPVTAALVQNYFFCQLEGSGRGSSRYGLDSAPARQLEGNIRARFHHCSSIGGQRPRELKASVLALILEVERAPVVGVDGRPEAAARPGGGQGRERELHDGGARCSARPHPPLLRARRGRHASNVLGSPANATGAFGRGVRCAAAEEVGARLSVADFFARAFALAGDVEAFANALVHNHSSTLDSTNPILKKSKINDIRGLQNLAKSLSGQRSVQAQSAEYMKRKAPSISENYNLHSEKPKLPGNMMFRLGIKTRNTQKLLCSCKRNLLSICNTYHLLDAALSSVGDMAAMLATRSEARRMLREHSAEAFASAAAEEVGARLSVADFFARAFALAGDVELDLAGRGWPWRWVGALALEADRRSDGRGGIGRGNHSLASFDRAVTLVSEPAFVFAAFRTASLLVARSFVKFSLARLVLAIAIPDARF encoded by the exons ATGCCAGTGACTGCTGCTCTGGTTCAA AATTATTTTTTTTGTCAGTTGGAGGGCAGCGGCCGCGGGAGCTCAAGGTACGGGCTCGATTCCGCCCCTGCTCGTCAATTGGAGGGCAACATACGGGCTCGATTCCACCACTGCTCGTCAATTGGAGGGCAGCGGCCGCGGGAGCTCAAGGCGAGTGTCTTGGCGCTCATCCTGGAGGTGGAGCGGGCTCCCGTCGTGGGTGTCGATGGGCGACCGGAGGCGGCTGCCAGACCTGGTGGTGGCCAAGGACGGGAGCGCGAACTTCACGACGGTGGAGCCCGCTGCTCGGCGCGGCCGCATCCCCCGCTGCTGCGTGCTCGACGCGGCCGCCATGCTAGCAACGTGCTCGGAAGCCCGGCGAATGCTACGGGAGCGTTCGGCCGAGGCGTTCGCTGCGCCGCGGCTGAGGAGGTCGGGGCGAGGCTCTCCGTCGCCGATTTCTTCGCGCGCGCCTTCGCCCTCGCGGGTGATGTCGAG GCTTTTGCAAATGCTCTTGTTCACAATCATTCCAGCACCTTGGACTCCACTAATCCAATTCTGAAGAAGAGCAAGATCAATGATATAAGAGGACTCCAAAACTTGGCCAAGTCATTATCTGGACAGCGTTCTG TTCAGGCACAATCTGCTGAATACATGAAAAGGAAAGCTCCAAGCATTAGTGAAAATTACAATTTACACTCAGAAAAACCGAAGTTACCGGGAAACATGATGTTTAGGTTAGGGATCAAAACAAGGAATACACAAAAACTACTCTGTAGCTGCAAGAGGAATCTATTGAGTATCTGCAACACGTACCATC TACTTGACGCGGCGCTCTCCAGCGTCGGCGACATGGCTGCCATGCTAGCAACGCGCTCCGAAGCCCGGCGAATGCTACGGGAGCATTCGGCTGAGGCGTTCGCTTCGGCCGCGGCTGAGGAGGTCGGGGCGAGGCTCTCTGTCGCCGATTTCTTCGCGCGCGCCTTCGCCCTCGCGGGTGATGTCGAGCTGGATTTGGCAGGACGCGGCTGGCCATGGCGGTGGGTGGGCGCGCTCGCGCTGGAGGCAGACAGGCGGAGCGATGGTCGTGgcg GCATCGGGCGCGGAAACCACTCCCTCGCCTCGTTCGATCGCGCCGTCACGCTCGTCTCCGAGCCAGCCTTCGTCTTCGCCGCCTTCCGCACCGCCTCACTCCTCGTCGCAAGGTCCTTCGTCAAGTTCTCCCTCGCCCGCCTCGTCCTCGCCATCGCCATCCCGGACGCCCGCTTCTAA